Below is a genomic region from Spirosoma radiotolerans.
TCCGACTTCGTTTCCCAGGTGAGTTTGATTGCAGTCGTATCGATCGAAACGGCCCGTAAATCAGCAACCGGTGCCAGGGGTGGAGCGATTGGTACCTGGTAGAATGTCAGGGCCCGCATTCCCCGACTATTACGGATAACCGGTCCGGCATAAAAACCAAGTTCATTGTCTTTGTACGATGAGGGCAAGTACGTCAGGTGCTTGGCCGTAATGGGCTTCGTCAATTTTAACACCAGCCGATTCCCCTGTTCTGTCACGGATTTAATGATCCCACTTTCGCCATTCGGGTAATCTGAATAAATGAAATTGGATAAGCTTTGGGTGTATTTATGGCCATTGCTCCGATTGGTGATGGTTGTGTCGGCGGGCCAGTGTACTTCCTGGTTAGGCTCGAATTCAAGGGTAATTTCGTCCTGTTTGGGTGTACTGTAATACAAGCGTTGCAGGTTGGGCGAATGAATATTATTGGTATCGGCTGATGCATAAAAGTCGCTGGCAACAAGCCGGTATAATTCCAGACCGAATTGACGATACGCTACTTCATCATAATGAAGGCCCTGATAGCCAGGCAGTCCTACCGTAGCAATGGGTTCATTATCCCCAAATAGTGTTTTTGACCGGCGTTGAAAATCTCGTAACGCACCCGCTTTTATCACATCATTTGTAAGTAAATTCAGTTGCGAGTGATACACCTTTTTTATACCCGGATAATCCTTTTTCCAATAGCTGTATAATTGGGGGAAAACGCGGCTGTATACATCGGGATCATTGGCCGCTTCGGCCTCGCCCTGCCGCCAGATCATGGCTTTTACCTGACTAGCAACACCTGCCTTGCTGACTCGATAATATAAGCGCCCGTATAAGTTGTTCATTGAAGCCGGTTGGCTGGCATCCCGAATGGCATGGCTGCTGATATCCGTTGAGCCAACAGCACCATTGATCACAGCCGTTGGAATTCCATTCTGCTCTTTAATGTAACGTTGAAGCTCAACGCCCCATAGGGTATTTGCGCCTTCGGTGGTGTTGGTCAGGCACCAGGCTGTGTCGGCGGGATTGTAGGTTGCGGCTCCGTTATTGACGCCAAACGTCCGGCAAAATTCGCTTTTGTAGGCATTTTCGTTGAACCGGCCAACGGCGTTCGACTGGCCCATAATCAGGAATACATCCCCACACACAATGCTATCCCGAATGGCAACCTGCACGGAATCGCCGGGGGTAGCCCGATGCACAAATACCTGAAAGCTGTATTGACTTAACTCGGCTTTGATAATTGGCTTAAACGAAAAACGCCCGGTACTCGAGTCTGTGACTGTCCGGGCATATTGATACCGAAGCTGATTCCGAAGGACGACAAGTGACACAGCTTTCACGTCGCCAACGGGCGCCCGGCCAGCAATCGCAACCGCACATTGGCTGGTTTGGTCGCGAGGATAAAGCTGTAATCGGGCAGGCCACTGGTCGAAGGCAACAGAAACCTGCGCCGACCCTCGAAAAGGGACGATGACGCTTAAAAGTAAAAAGGTTAATAACAGTTTCACAGAGTTACGGAAGAAATTTTACCAACAATTGTAGTGTGCGGCAAATGTACTTTATTGTAACTAAATGATTGTTAATAAAGAATAAACAAATGATTTCAATTAGACAAATTAACTAGCTAAGGATACAAAAGGTATTTCTTTCTAATAAGTTTGTAGGCATTTATGCCAGGTTCCCAGCTTTTCCGGATCTTGGCAACAGGTACACCCGCCAGTAATTGCAACCGAAGCTGATCCGTCCCCGCCAGTCGGTCAATACCGTTGTTGGCCAGAAAAAACTTACTCTTATCAGTAGCCCGATTGAAAAAATCAAAAAAGTAATCCAGCATCAGGCCCTGTTTCGACACCGCAACGGCGGATAAATCCAGGCCGTAGCAAAGCTGCCCTTCCAGTGGAGGATTGACGGCACCTGGCTTATCGACCGGCGTGAATGTGTAAGGGCCGTATTTAGTGTAAGGGGAGCCAATTACCTGAAACTGCTTGTCGGTGCCACGTCCTACACTGACAACTGTGCCTTCAAAAAAACAAAGCGACGGATACAACAAAATAGCCTGTTGGTTCGGCAGGTTCGGTGATGGTGTCACTGGCAAGGTATAGGGCGTCTGGTGCGTGTAATTTTTGAGTGGAATCACCGTGAGTGGGCATGTTTTTGCCCCCGCCAACCACCCTTGCCCATTAATCATTCGGGCCAACTCCCCCATCGTTAGTCCATACACGACAGGAATCGGGTTCAGCCCGACAAACGACTTAAATTTAGGCTCCAGCACCGGACCATCCACATAATGCCCGTTTGGATTGGGCCGATCCAGCAAAATCATGGGCTTGTTGGCTTCAGCACAGGCTTCCATCACGTAATGCATGGTGCTGGTGTAGGTATAAAACCGGGCACCCACGTCCTGAATATCAAAAACAACCACATCCAGCGAGTCCATCTGCTGAGGAGTTGGTTTGCGATTTTTGCCGTACAGTGAGGTGATCATAATCCCCGTTTTGGGGTCACGCCCGCTACTGATTTCTTCTCCATCGGTAGCCTGCCCCCGAAAACCATGTTCTGGCGCGAAGATGGTTTTAATGGTTACACCCCGGTTAAGCAAGCTGTCGACCAGATGCGATGTACCAACCCTGGACGTATGATTGACCACCAGGCCAACCCGTTTTCCCTGCAGCGCGGGCAGATATAAAGTCATCTGATCGGCTCCGGTTTGAACAGCAGGGGTTGTTTTTGGCTTACTCGTTTGGGCCTGGCAGGCTATGGCGAGCATACTAAAGCCAATAAAAAAGAGTTTTGTCAAGAAAGTCATTGTAGCAAGCGGGAAGTGCGTCATGCAAAACTCTTACTTTTACGCAGCATAACAAAGAAGATACGTTAATCAGGTACCAAGTACGCCTTTACCACTGAATTCACTTTCGACTCATTAACACTTACTCACTTTGAACGTACCTGTTTTTTTGGCCCGAAAGGTTCGTCATGCACCGGAAGGAAGCTTTTCGGCGACCGTTACCCGCGTTGGCGTTGCCAGTATTGCCCTCGGGCTGGCCATCCTGATTGTCGCATTTGCCGTCTTGTTCGGGTATAAACGGACCATCGAACAGAAAATCTTTCTGTTTGGTGCTCACCTGCAGGTGAGCAAGTTCACCAACAACGCGTCTTACGAACAAACGGCCCTTCCACTCAAGACAACGCTCTATCAGGACAGCACCCGAATTCCTGGTGTGCGCCACATTCAGGCCGTTGCCCTGAAAGCGGGCATTCTGAAAACACCCGAAGAACTCACCGGTGTCATTCTGAAAGGGGTAGGCAAAGATTACGACTGGAACCTGTTTCGGGGCTCGCTCATTGCGGGAAAAGTACCTGTCGTTGGGGCCGATACGGGGGCTGGCTCTACCGAACTGTTGCTGAGCCAACTGATGGCCAACCAGTTGAAAGTAACTGTTGGCGATGCCGTTCCGCTGTATTTTCTGGGTAATCCGCCCCGGGCCCGCAAGATGACCGTCGTTGGTATTTATGAAACCGGCCTAGAGGAAGTCGATAAGACCATTGCCCTGGGCGACATCCGGCTTGTTCAACGACTCAATCGCTGGGGACCCGATTCGGTAGGGATCTATGAGATTTATGTGAATAATTTCGATCAGTTAAAAACCGCAGCCGACAATGTTTTTGAGGTCATGACGCCCACTATGCGCCTGACCCGCGTAACGGACCAGTACCGCCCCCTCTTCGACTGGATGCTGCTGCTGGATCGGAACATGATTATACTGTTGAGTCTCATCACGTTTGTCGCATCGTTCAATATGGTGTCGGTACTGCTGGTGCTGATGATGGAGCGGACGCCCATGATCGGACTACTCAAGGCCCTTGGCGGTAACAATTCGCTCATCCGACGCCTGTTTGTCTTTGTCGGGCTCAACATGGTTGGCTGGGGGCTGCTGATTGGGAACGTGGTTGGGTTAGGCGTTTGTTTTCTGCAGGAACGCTTCAAACTGATTCCCCTCGACCCGAAGAATTACTTCATCAGCTACGTTCCCATTGCCTGGGACTGGAAAACAATTCTGGCCCTGAACGCAGCCACTATTCTGATGATCAGCCTGGTGCTTTGGCTATCGACGGTCATTATCAACCGGATTCAGCCCGTGAAGGCGCTGGCGTTTAAGAAGTAGTTCAGCCTACTTCTAATACTTAAACGTCAAGATATACCCCCGTTTGCCATCCCCTTCGCTGGCGATGTATAGATCGCCGTTTGGGGCAAAGCAAATGCCTTCGGGCTGGCGGAATGCCTTCGGATCGAGTGGTTCAGAATAGATGATCTTGGCTTGTCGGTTTGTGATAAGCAGCCGCTTTCCAACGGACGTAATCATATACCACTCGCCCGTTATCGGATGCACCGCAATGCCAGACGGTTTATAAGTCTTGGGGTCGATTCCGGCGGCTTCCAGTTGCTCATCGTTCAGACTCATGTCTTTAAAAACAGCTTTGTTCAACAAATCGAAGGAATAAACGGCTTTATCGCTCGATCCTTTGCCTTCTTTGACGGCAATCAGCAGGCGTTTTGTTTTAGGATCGTACCCTAGTCCCTCCACTTCCGTTTTCTTAGGTAAATCCGTTTTCGTCCGGCCAATACTGGTCGACTCCGGGGTAAAGCGAGATAGCCGTCCGTTGCTTTCCAGCACGTATACCTGGTCGTTTACGTATTCAATGCCTTCAAAATCACCGTAGCCCCCGAAGCCAAAATCCTTGACCACTTTCCCCTTTTTAGTATCAAACACATACACGACGGCCTCTTCATCCTGCACACAGAGCAATTGATCGTCTTTATAATAGGTCAAGCCTGAGATTTCATTCAGCGTGCCGGGCAGGGTATATTTTTCGTCGGGCGCGGTGAGCCGGTAGGGAAGCTTAAAGTCTGAAGCCAGTGTGCCGGTTTCCGGTTTTTCATTCTTTTTCGAAGCAGGGCCACACCCTGCCAGCACCAGTAATATACCAAAGAAAAGACGATTCATACCAAGTGGGGTTTGGGACAAATGTACAGCCTTCTCCCAGAACTTTCGTGCCTGCCAACGCTGCTCATCCAACAGGATTTATCTTTCTGGATGTGGTAGAACCCATTGACTCTGTACAAATAGTCGCCTTCCAGATCAGCTTTCATCGGTTCATAATCGGAATGGCGTCATTCAGATTCCTGAATCTGGCATTCCGCGCGTTTCTTTTTTGCTGTTTACGGGTAATCAGTAGTTTTGTTTAGTAAACCCACCTTATCATGATATCCTATCGGCTAACGACCTCACAAAAATGGCAACTCGCTATCAGCGTGTTCGTTATTTACTGGCCAATCCGATTATATGTCAATGTCTCGTCGTGGAACTGGCTCCTGATGGGCCGTAACATTCCCTTCTGGATTCTCGAAACGATCCTAACCGTTCTGTTCTTTTATGCCTGGCTCACGGTAACGGAATGGCTTCAGCAAGTGCTCTTCAAGCGTTTTGGAGAAGGGTTTCTGATCGAATTCAGAATACCGGCCCAGTTGGCTACGCTGTTCATTGCCAGTGCGCTGGCGCTGGTTTTTAATTTTGCCTTCTTCATGATCTGGCACGGTCTGGATACAGCAATGGAACAGAATTTTGGCATTTATCGCGAACAGGATACCCGCCAGGCACGGCCCGTATTGCCTCCTAACATCCTGGAAGAACGACGTAAACGAAGCGATCAGCGCCGACGGGTGAACAATGGATTAACGGTTATGGCCATGCTATCCGCATTCTATCTGGCGGCTAACCGACGCACTTACCGCGAGCTGGAGGTTGTTCAGGTACGAGCCGAACGGCTGGAAAAAGAAAATGTACAAGCCCAGTTTGCCGCCCTGAAAAGCCAGGTAAACCCGCATTTTCTGTTCAATAGCCTCAGCATTCTGTCCTCACTGGTGCATGCCGATGCGGAACTGTCCGAAAAATTCATCGACCAGCTATCGCGGGCGTATCGGTATATTCTGGAACAGAAAGATAACGAACGCGTATTGCTCAAAACGGAACTGGAGTTTATTCAGGCCTATCGTTTTTTGTTGAATATCCGTTTTGAGAATAAATTCGACGTGGTGATCAATGTACCCGAGGTTGACCAGACTCGTTACAGCATTGCCCCGCTGACCCTTCAGTTACTGGTTGAAAATGCGGTAAAGCATAACCGCATGTCGAGCAAGGAGCCGTTGAAAGTGCATATCCTGCTCGATAGCGACTGCCTGGTTGTCAAAAATAATTTGCAGCCCCGCCCCCAGTCAGAAACCTCAACAGGTATGGGGCTACAAAATATCATTACGCGCTACGCCATGCTTACCGAGCAGCCCGTTTGGGTGGGCGAGAGCGAAGGGAATTTCATTATTAAAGTCCCATTACTGACGTAACGAAAGGTTGCCCGGTTCCTTTTTCAGGAGACAGTCTGATTTATTCGCTTAGCATAAGCGGTCCGATTTCACTTTTTAAGCCTATGAACGTAGTCATTATTGAAGACGAAAACCTGACAGCGAAGCGGCTCGAAAGTTTACTTCATAAATACGATCCAGCCATCACCGTCCTGGCCCGTATACCATCCGTTGCAGAAGCCGTATCCTGGTTTGGCGAATCAGATCGTCCTGTCGATCTGGTCTTTATGGACATTCACCTCGAAGATGATCTTGGGTTCCGCATCTTTGAGCAAACGCAGTTGACCACCCCCGTTATTTTTACGACAGCCTATGATGAATACATGATTCAGGCGTTTAAGGTCAACAGCATCGACTACCTGCTCAAACCCATCAATTATGACGAGTTGATAGCCGCCATTGAAAAATTCAAATCGCTGAAAAAGCAGTTTGGCCAAAACACATCTTCGTCGTACGATATCGAAACGCTGCTTAATCTGATTGGCAAATCGAAACATACCGACTATAAAGAACGGTTTATGATTACGGTAGGCACCAAAATTAGAAGCATTGAAACCAGTGAAGTGGCGTATTTTTATCTCGAAGAAAAGGTAGTTTTTCTGGTCACCAAAGATGGCCTGACACTACCCGTCGATTATAGCCTGGACAAACTTACCCAACTCCTGAACCCACGGTATTTTTTTCGAATCAGCCGCCAGTTCCTGGTCTCATTGCCCGCGATTCAGACAATTCATACGTTTTCGGCCGGTAAGCTCAAGCTGGACCTGACCCCAAAATCACGGCAGGAAGTGTTTGTAAGTGGCGACCGGATGACTGAGTTTAAGGAGTGGCTGGGCAAATAAACACATTCCTTAACCAACCGATAAAAAGTCCCGATTACCAATGGGCAACCGGGACTTTTTATCGTCAGACCACAAGAGGTCAGTTCATTTTATGCATGGCCACCGGTATGCACAAAGCCGCCGGACAATGGCAATCAGCGGGATTGACCAGCACCGTCACGTCGGTGAAACAAGTGCCACTGCTACCATAAAGCCGAATCGTGTAATTCTGGGGATTTGCCGGATTGGGTAGCCCCGTGAAGCTTACGGCTCCCCCACTAACCGTCTGGTTGCTGGCGGCTCCGTAGGCGGGGCCGGTGTAACTACTGCCCAGCGAGATATCCGCCCGTTCGGTATTCAGTAAGGCCACGAAGTCAATTCGGGCTGTGCTGGTCGCCGTAGCACCCAAACAGCTTGCCGGTATACTGCCGGGTATACTCAGATAAGTTGGCGTAGAGGGCTGTGCAATCACCGTCACGGAGCTAGCGGCCGAGGTACATCCACTGCTGTCGCGAACCGTCACTACGTATACTTTAGCCGGGAGACCCGTAAAAACTCCGGTTGTATTGGTGTAGTCTGTTCCATTAATACTGTATCTATAACCCGTCTTTATTGGCGCGCTCACCGTAATGGTTCCTGTGGCCAGCGTGCAACTGGGCTGTGTAGTCACGCTCACCGTAGGGGCCGGCGGGGCGGGTGGCTGGGCCATTACGGTTATGGACGTAGGGGGCGATAAACATCCGCCTTTACTGAGAGCTGTCACCTGGTATGTTCCCGGCATTACTCCATTGAATACGCCTGACGTGTTGTTGTAAGTCGCGCCGTCAATGCTGTAAATCAAATCTAAATCGGTCGATGCACTGACCGTG
It encodes:
- a CDS encoding ABC transporter permease encodes the protein MNVPVFLARKVRHAPEGSFSATVTRVGVASIALGLAILIVAFAVLFGYKRTIEQKIFLFGAHLQVSKFTNNASYEQTALPLKTTLYQDSTRIPGVRHIQAVALKAGILKTPEELTGVILKGVGKDYDWNLFRGSLIAGKVPVVGADTGAGSTELLLSQLMANQLKVTVGDAVPLYFLGNPPRARKMTVVGIYETGLEEVDKTIALGDIRLVQRLNRWGPDSVGIYEIYVNNFDQLKTAADNVFEVMTPTMRLTRVTDQYRPLFDWMLLLDRNMIILLSLITFVASFNMVSVLLVLMMERTPMIGLLKALGGNNSLIRRLFVFVGLNMVGWGLLIGNVVGLGVCFLQERFKLIPLDPKNYFISYVPIAWDWKTILALNAATILMISLVLWLSTVIINRIQPVKALAFKK
- a CDS encoding LytR/AlgR family response regulator transcription factor, which gives rise to MNVVIIEDENLTAKRLESLLHKYDPAITVLARIPSVAEAVSWFGESDRPVDLVFMDIHLEDDLGFRIFEQTQLTTPVIFTTAYDEYMIQAFKVNSIDYLLKPINYDELIAAIEKFKSLKKQFGQNTSSSYDIETLLNLIGKSKHTDYKERFMITVGTKIRSIETSEVAYFYLEEKVVFLVTKDGLTLPVDYSLDKLTQLLNPRYFFRISRQFLVSLPAIQTIHTFSAGKLKLDLTPKSRQEVFVSGDRMTEFKEWLGK
- a CDS encoding SdiA-regulated domain-containing protein; the encoded protein is MNRLFFGILLVLAGCGPASKKNEKPETGTLASDFKLPYRLTAPDEKYTLPGTLNEISGLTYYKDDQLLCVQDEEAVVYVFDTKKGKVVKDFGFGGYGDFEGIEYVNDQVYVLESNGRLSRFTPESTSIGRTKTDLPKKTEVEGLGYDPKTKRLLIAVKEGKGSSDKAVYSFDLLNKAVFKDMSLNDEQLEAAGIDPKTYKPSGIAVHPITGEWYMITSVGKRLLITNRQAKIIYSEPLDPKAFRQPEGICFAPNGDLYIASEGDGKRGYILTFKY
- a CDS encoding sialate O-acetylesterase, whose amino-acid sequence is MKLLLTFLLLSVIVPFRGSAQVSVAFDQWPARLQLYPRDQTSQCAVAIAGRAPVGDVKAVSLVVLRNQLRYQYARTVTDSSTGRFSFKPIIKAELSQYSFQVFVHRATPGDSVQVAIRDSIVCGDVFLIMGQSNAVGRFNENAYKSEFCRTFGVNNGAATYNPADTAWCLTNTTEGANTLWGVELQRYIKEQNGIPTAVINGAVGSTDISSHAIRDASQPASMNNLYGRLYYRVSKAGVASQVKAMIWRQGEAEAANDPDVYSRVFPQLYSYWKKDYPGIKKVYHSQLNLLTNDVIKAGALRDFQRRSKTLFGDNEPIATVGLPGYQGLHYDEVAYRQFGLELYRLVASDFYASADTNNIHSPNLQRLYYSTPKQDEITLEFEPNQEVHWPADTTITNRSNGHKYTQSLSNFIYSDYPNGESGIIKSVTEQGNRLVLKLTKPITAKHLTYLPSSYKDNELGFYAGPVIRNSRGMRALTFYQVPIAPPLAPVADLRAVSIDTTAIKLTWETKSDSIAQWAIERADTGDLFKPLVLLPGTAIMYQDLRKSNQPDSLKLGKIYKYRVRALGNRAESDYSPTVTASLQLVLNVKVGPELELGYTGSLANSSALVYPNPATDQVNVRLPLDWSGDAVSLTLTNEAGKTALQRNYQVPAGTPFLSFSVASVPTGTYVLTMRYKTGGVQCRLVVTH
- a CDS encoding sensor histidine kinase, with the translated sequence MSYRLTTSQKWQLAISVFVIYWPIRLYVNVSSWNWLLMGRNIPFWILETILTVLFFYAWLTVTEWLQQVLFKRFGEGFLIEFRIPAQLATLFIASALALVFNFAFFMIWHGLDTAMEQNFGIYREQDTRQARPVLPPNILEERRKRSDQRRRVNNGLTVMAMLSAFYLAANRRTYRELEVVQVRAERLEKENVQAQFAALKSQVNPHFLFNSLSILSSLVHADAELSEKFIDQLSRAYRYILEQKDNERVLLKTELEFIQAYRFLLNIRFENKFDVVINVPEVDQTRYSIAPLTLQLLVENAVKHNRMSSKEPLKVHILLDSDCLVVKNNLQPRPQSETSTGMGLQNIITRYAMLTEQPVWVGESEGNFIIKVPLLT
- a CDS encoding exo-beta-N-acetylmuramidase NamZ family protein, translated to MTFLTKLFFIGFSMLAIACQAQTSKPKTTPAVQTGADQMTLYLPALQGKRVGLVVNHTSRVGTSHLVDSLLNRGVTIKTIFAPEHGFRGQATDGEEISSGRDPKTGIMITSLYGKNRKPTPQQMDSLDVVVFDIQDVGARFYTYTSTMHYVMEACAEANKPMILLDRPNPNGHYVDGPVLEPKFKSFVGLNPIPVVYGLTMGELARMINGQGWLAGAKTCPLTVIPLKNYTHQTPYTLPVTPSPNLPNQQAILLYPSLCFFEGTVVSVGRGTDKQFQVIGSPYTKYGPYTFTPVDKPGAVNPPLEGQLCYGLDLSAVAVSKQGLMLDYFFDFFNRATDKSKFFLANNGIDRLAGTDQLRLQLLAGVPVAKIRKSWEPGINAYKLIRKKYLLYP